The following coding sequences lie in one Acipenser ruthenus unplaced genomic scaffold, fAciRut3.2 maternal haplotype, whole genome shotgun sequence genomic window:
- the LOC131727652 gene encoding GTPase IMAP family member 8-like isoform X2 — translation MAAAGFEPGAGRGIMAAEQEAEETVSQELHSASELRIVLLGRSWAGKSSSGNTILGREEFRSGSSFSAVMKECKKRTGEVSGRRVTVVDTPDLLDTDRVDIERCVSLSAPGPHAFLLVIPVYPKEMIDTCRESIVEQYCKSFDKVQELFGERAVRNTMILFTRGDVLTGRTIEQHIEEAGEELQQFVEKCGNRYHVLNNKNRSDRTQVTQLLDKIENMVKGSGGCYTVEMCLEEKLRQTERELKEMKQKYEEEQCRRREEMKQKDEEDQRRREDELMEKLKQMKEEELEKEAEESKLPVRRRNSIEGERPNCEGEAPLADTQAPPSPPELRMVLLGKTGAGKSAAGNTILGREEFRSEASSSAVTRECEKRKEQVAGRRVAVIDTPELSQDKLQIRSCVSLSAPGPHAFLLVIPVGRFTEEERRAVETVQEIFSEEAVRRYMMLLFTHSDKLKGKTIEDYIQTGCKELQQLVEKCGNRYHVLNNEDRRDRTQVTQLLDKIDNMVKGNNGSYYTSEMYQQAEAKIRQRQEEILKVKEETILREEEELRAKHLKELENMERKMRLEIQKRDKKIRELEERIGELEEELRKEQGENHRIKLEEELRRKREDRERAEREKEECMEKGEREMGEYEEKHRREMEAVRQRYEEIIRPEAERVNEFISRYEKPAEARGERAALGAVVSAVAGALREGAEVGAVLHTVSRAIREETALGAVLHAAKEAIRKGAAQRAVISAVAAALREGAAIGTVLHTVAEAIEAAPQEPSQEQ, via the exons ATGGCAGCTGCAGGTTTTGAACCCGGTGCCG GGCGGGGAATCATGGCTGCAGAACAAGAGGCTGAAGAAACTGTTTCTCAAGAGCTGCACAGTGCCTCTGAGCTGAGGATCGTGCTGCTTGGGAGAAGCTGGGCTGGAAAGAGTTCatcaggaaacaccatcctgggcagagaggAGTTTAGATCCGGATCCAGCTTCTCTGCCGTAATGAAGGAGTGTAAGAAGAGAACAGGAGAAGTGTCTGGGAGACGGGTCACTGTGGTCGACACTCCAGACTTGTTAGACACAGACCGGGTTGACATTGAGAGATGTGTTTCTCtttctgccccgggaccccacgctttcctcctggtgatacccGTGTATCCAAAAGAAATGATTGACACTTGTCGTGAGTCTATAGTAGAACAATATTGCAAATCCTTTGATAAAGTTCAGGAGCTGTttggtgagagagctgtgaggaacACGATGATCCTTTTCACCCGCGGGGATGTTCTgacaggcaggacgattgagcagCACATTGAGGAAGCTGGTGAGGAGCTCCAGCAGTttgttgagaaatgtgggaacaggtatcatgttctcaacaataagaacaggagcgatcgcactcaggtcacacagctcctggacaagatagaGAACATGGTGAAGGGAAGTGGAGGCTGCTACACTGTGGAGATGTGCCTGGAGGAGAAACTTAGACAAACGGAACGAGAGCTTaaagagatgaaacagaaatatgaggaggaacagtgcAGGAGAAGagaagagatgaaacagaaagATGAAGAGGatcagaggaggagagaagatgAGCTGATGGAGAAGTTGAAGCAAATGAAGGAAGAGGAGCTGGAGAAAGAGGCAGAGGAATCCAAGCTGCCTGTCAGGAGAAGGAACAGCATTGAAGGAGAGCGTCCCAACT GTGAAGGAGAGGCTCCCCTTGCAGATACCCAAGCGCCTCCCAGCCCCCCTGAGCTGAGGATGGTGCTGCTTGGGAAGACTGGGGCTgggaagagtgcagcaggaaacaccatcctgggcagagaggAGTTCAGATCTGAAGCCAGCTCCTCTGCAGTaacgagggagtgtgagaagagaaaagAACAAGTGGctgggagacgagttgctgtgaTCGACACTCCAGAGCTGTCTCAGGACAAACTCCAGATTAGGAGCTGTGTTTCTttgtctgccccgggaccccacgctttcctcctggtgataccggtgggccgattcacagaggaagagaggagagcagtGGAGACAGTCCAGGAGATATTCAGTGAGGAGGCTGTGAGGAGGTACATGATGCTCCttttcacacacagtgacaaactgaAAGGCAAGACCATTGAGGATTATATTCAGACAGGCTGCAAggagctccagcagcttgttgagaaatgtgggaacaggtatcatgttctcaacaatGAGGATAGGAGAGatcgcactcaggtcacacagctcctggacaagatagacaacatggtgaagggaAACAACGGCAGCTACTACACCAGTGAGATGTACCAGCAAGCAGAAGCAAAGATCAGACAAAGACAAGAGGAGATACTGAAGGTGAAGGAAGAGACGATATTGAGGGAGGAAGAGGAACTGAGGGCAAAGCACCTGAAAGAACTGGAGAACATGGAAAGGAAGATGAGATTGGAAATCCAGAAACGAGACAAGAAGatcagagagctggaggagaGGATAGGAGAGCTGGAGGAAGAGCTGAGGAAAGAACAGGGAGAGAATCACAGGATCAAACTGGAGGAAGAgctgaggagaaagagagaggataGAGAAAGGGCAGAGCGAGAGAAGGAAGAGTGCatggagaagggggagagagagatgggagagtACGAGgagaaacacaggagagagatGGAGGCAGTCAGGCAGCGCTACGAGGAAATCATTAGACCAGAAGCAGAGAGAGTCAATGAGTTTATAAGCAGATATGAAAAGCCAGCTGAAGCGAGAGGAGAAAGGGCAGCACTAGGGGCAGTGGTGAGTGCAGTAGCAGGAGCACTGAGAGAAGGGGCTGAGGTAGGGGCAGTATTACACACAGTATCCAGAGCAATAAGAGAAGAGACAGCGCTAGGGGCAGTATTGCACGCTGCAAAGGAAGCAATAAGAAAAGGAGCAGCTCAAAGGGCAGTGATCAGTGCAGTAGCAGCAGCACTGAGAGAAGGGGCTGCGATCGGGACAGTATTGCACACAGTAGCAGAAGCAATAGAGGCAGCACCACAGGAACCCAGTCAAGAGCAGTGA
- the LOC131727652 gene encoding GTPase IMAP family member 8-like isoform X1, producing the protein MAAAGFEPGAGRGIMAAEQEAEETVSQELHSASELRIVLLGRSWAGKSSSGNTILGREEFRSGSSFSAVMKECKKRTGEVSGRRVTVVDTPDLLDTDRVDIERCVSLSAPGPHAFLLVIPVYPKEMIDTCRESIVEQYCKSFDKVQELFGERAVRNTMILFTRGDVLTGRTIEQHIEEAGEELQQFVEKCGNRYHVLNNKNRSDRTQVTQLLDKIENMVKGSGGCYTVEMCLEEKLRQTERELKEMKQKYEEEQCRRREEMKQKDEEDQRRREDELMEKLKQMKEEELEKEAEESKLPVRRRNSIEGERPNLSGGEGEAPLADTQAPPSPPELRMVLLGKTGAGKSAAGNTILGREEFRSEASSSAVTRECEKRKEQVAGRRVAVIDTPELSQDKLQIRSCVSLSAPGPHAFLLVIPVGRFTEEERRAVETVQEIFSEEAVRRYMMLLFTHSDKLKGKTIEDYIQTGCKELQQLVEKCGNRYHVLNNEDRRDRTQVTQLLDKIDNMVKGNNGSYYTSEMYQQAEAKIRQRQEEILKVKEETILREEEELRAKHLKELENMERKMRLEIQKRDKKIRELEERIGELEEELRKEQGENHRIKLEEELRRKREDRERAEREKEECMEKGEREMGEYEEKHRREMEAVRQRYEEIIRPEAERVNEFISRYEKPAEARGERAALGAVVSAVAGALREGAEVGAVLHTVSRAIREETALGAVLHAAKEAIRKGAAQRAVISAVAAALREGAAIGTVLHTVAEAIEAAPQEPSQEQ; encoded by the exons ATGGCAGCTGCAGGTTTTGAACCCGGTGCCG GGCGGGGAATCATGGCTGCAGAACAAGAGGCTGAAGAAACTGTTTCTCAAGAGCTGCACAGTGCCTCTGAGCTGAGGATCGTGCTGCTTGGGAGAAGCTGGGCTGGAAAGAGTTCatcaggaaacaccatcctgggcagagaggAGTTTAGATCCGGATCCAGCTTCTCTGCCGTAATGAAGGAGTGTAAGAAGAGAACAGGAGAAGTGTCTGGGAGACGGGTCACTGTGGTCGACACTCCAGACTTGTTAGACACAGACCGGGTTGACATTGAGAGATGTGTTTCTCtttctgccccgggaccccacgctttcctcctggtgatacccGTGTATCCAAAAGAAATGATTGACACTTGTCGTGAGTCTATAGTAGAACAATATTGCAAATCCTTTGATAAAGTTCAGGAGCTGTttggtgagagagctgtgaggaacACGATGATCCTTTTCACCCGCGGGGATGTTCTgacaggcaggacgattgagcagCACATTGAGGAAGCTGGTGAGGAGCTCCAGCAGTttgttgagaaatgtgggaacaggtatcatgttctcaacaataagaacaggagcgatcgcactcaggtcacacagctcctggacaagatagaGAACATGGTGAAGGGAAGTGGAGGCTGCTACACTGTGGAGATGTGCCTGGAGGAGAAACTTAGACAAACGGAACGAGAGCTTaaagagatgaaacagaaatatgaggaggaacagtgcAGGAGAAGagaagagatgaaacagaaagATGAAGAGGatcagaggaggagagaagatgAGCTGATGGAGAAGTTGAAGCAAATGAAGGAAGAGGAGCTGGAGAAAGAGGCAGAGGAATCCAAGCTGCCTGTCAGGAGAAGGAACAGCATTGAAGGAGAGCGTCCCAACT TGTCTGGAGGTGAAGGAGAGGCTCCCCTTGCAGATACCCAAGCGCCTCCCAGCCCCCCTGAGCTGAGGATGGTGCTGCTTGGGAAGACTGGGGCTgggaagagtgcagcaggaaacaccatcctgggcagagaggAGTTCAGATCTGAAGCCAGCTCCTCTGCAGTaacgagggagtgtgagaagagaaaagAACAAGTGGctgggagacgagttgctgtgaTCGACACTCCAGAGCTGTCTCAGGACAAACTCCAGATTAGGAGCTGTGTTTCTttgtctgccccgggaccccacgctttcctcctggtgataccggtgggccgattcacagaggaagagaggagagcagtGGAGACAGTCCAGGAGATATTCAGTGAGGAGGCTGTGAGGAGGTACATGATGCTCCttttcacacacagtgacaaactgaAAGGCAAGACCATTGAGGATTATATTCAGACAGGCTGCAAggagctccagcagcttgttgagaaatgtgggaacaggtatcatgttctcaacaatGAGGATAGGAGAGatcgcactcaggtcacacagctcctggacaagatagacaacatggtgaagggaAACAACGGCAGCTACTACACCAGTGAGATGTACCAGCAAGCAGAAGCAAAGATCAGACAAAGACAAGAGGAGATACTGAAGGTGAAGGAAGAGACGATATTGAGGGAGGAAGAGGAACTGAGGGCAAAGCACCTGAAAGAACTGGAGAACATGGAAAGGAAGATGAGATTGGAAATCCAGAAACGAGACAAGAAGatcagagagctggaggagaGGATAGGAGAGCTGGAGGAAGAGCTGAGGAAAGAACAGGGAGAGAATCACAGGATCAAACTGGAGGAAGAgctgaggagaaagagagaggataGAGAAAGGGCAGAGCGAGAGAAGGAAGAGTGCatggagaagggggagagagagatgggagagtACGAGgagaaacacaggagagagatGGAGGCAGTCAGGCAGCGCTACGAGGAAATCATTAGACCAGAAGCAGAGAGAGTCAATGAGTTTATAAGCAGATATGAAAAGCCAGCTGAAGCGAGAGGAGAAAGGGCAGCACTAGGGGCAGTGGTGAGTGCAGTAGCAGGAGCACTGAGAGAAGGGGCTGAGGTAGGGGCAGTATTACACACAGTATCCAGAGCAATAAGAGAAGAGACAGCGCTAGGGGCAGTATTGCACGCTGCAAAGGAAGCAATAAGAAAAGGAGCAGCTCAAAGGGCAGTGATCAGTGCAGTAGCAGCAGCACTGAGAGAAGGGGCTGCGATCGGGACAGTATTGCACACAGTAGCAGAAGCAATAGAGGCAGCACCACAGGAACCCAGTCAAGAGCAGTGA